One part of the Arabidopsis thaliana chromosome 4, partial sequence genome encodes these proteins:
- the LCR38 gene encoding low-molecular-weight cysteine-rich 38 (low-molecular-weight cysteine-rich 38 (LCR38); LOCATED IN: endomembrane system; CONTAINS InterPro DOMAIN/s: S locus-related glycoprotein 1 binding pollen coat (InterPro:IPR010851); BEST Arabidopsis thaliana protein match is: low-molecular-weight cysteine-rich 24 (TAIR:AT4G29285.1); Has 35333 Blast hits to 34131 proteins in 2444 species: Archae - 798; Bacteria - 22429; Metazoa - 974; Fungi - 991; Plants - 531; Viruses - 0; Other Eukaryotes - 9610 (source: NCBI BLink).) — protein sequence MAKLLCSYLFICMFVLSGFLVFSSAKQLKTCTSVIKLGHPCDIESCLNECFRVYNTGFATCRGDKYSQLCTCEYNC from the exons ATGGCAAAACTACTGTGTTCTTATCTGTTCATCTGCATGTTTGTTCTCTCAG gcTTTTTGGTATTTTCAAGTGCAAAGCAGTTAAAAACATGTACCTCGGTCATAAAACTTGGCCACCCATGTGATATTGAATCATGCCTAAACGAGTGTTTTCGAGTTTACAATACCGGATTTGCAACTTGTCGCGGAGACAAGTACTCACAACTTTGTACTTGTGAGTACAATTGCTAA